Proteins co-encoded in one Candidatus Thiodictyon syntrophicum genomic window:
- a CDS encoding NAD-dependent epimerase/dehydratase family protein, whose protein sequence is MTGAAGRIASQIRPLLARAYPRVRLTDCQAITELAKNEEFQPADLTDRDSIERVVAGVEGIIHLGGIAGEAAFDQLLAVNVSGTINLFESARRHGVSRIVFASTLHVLGFYDRTQIISPDSAPRPDSRYAVSKLFGENLGRLYADKYGMRVCCLRIGHAVATRAEAEPDIWIGPLDLVALIRIGLEHPDLRFEVLHAVAQYTGSDIGQDRARRIYGWVCREAGGDYGAAQSEVTRWFPGDAIARRVRGGVFASTDALR, encoded by the coding sequence ATGACCGGGGCGGCCGGCAGGATCGCAAGTCAAATCCGCCCCTTATTGGCACGAGCCTATCCGCGGGTTCGCCTGACGGATTGCCAGGCAATCACGGAGTTGGCAAAAAACGAGGAATTCCAACCGGCCGACCTGACCGATCGGGATTCGATCGAACGGGTGGTCGCAGGCGTGGAAGGAATCATCCATCTCGGCGGAATCGCCGGCGAAGCGGCATTCGACCAACTGCTTGCCGTCAATGTGTCCGGTACCATCAATTTGTTCGAGTCGGCGCGCCGACACGGGGTGTCGCGAATCGTCTTCGCCAGTACCTTGCATGTCCTTGGTTTCTATGATAGGACGCAGATCATCTCACCGGACAGCGCGCCTCGGCCCGATAGCCGCTACGCCGTCAGTAAGCTGTTTGGCGAGAATTTGGGTCGGCTCTATGCTGATAAATATGGGATGCGGGTCTGTTGCCTGCGTATCGGCCATGCCGTGGCGACTCGCGCCGAGGCCGAGCCCGACATCTGGATCGGACCCCTGGATTTGGTTGCGTTGATCCGGATCGGTCTGGAACATCCGGATTTACGGTTTGAAGTGCTTCACGCCGTTGCCCAGTACACCGGCTCTGATATTGGTCAGGATCGTGCCAGGCGCATTTACGGTTGGGTGTGTCGTGAAGCGGGTGGGGATTATGGCGCCGCGCAGTCGGAAGTCACCCGGTGGTTTCCTGGAGACGCGATAGCACGGCGTGTGCGCGGTGGGGTCTTTGCCAGCACCGATGCCCTTCGCTGA
- a CDS encoding glycosyltransferase family 2 protein, giving the protein MKDLGAQISAIVPCYNTATYLAQALDSIFAQIPAPCEVIVIDDGSTDASAAIATGYGDPRVRCYHQSNQGISAARNRGLSLASGAVIAFLDADDLWPQDSLGARLRRLEATPDLDGVFGRVACFISPELPEQIRNSWFCPPGSQPGRMAGSLLLRRRAFECGGTFDVGLQVGEVIDWCARAQERGMRLAQVDAVVLHRRIHGANTTLRTQRLQADYLRVLRATLERRRTAADGVEPTVR; this is encoded by the coding sequence ATGAAAGACCTTGGGGCCCAGATCAGTGCGATAGTGCCTTGCTATAACACGGCGACCTACCTTGCGCAGGCATTGGACAGCATCTTTGCTCAGATACCGGCGCCATGTGAGGTGATCGTCATCGACGATGGCTCAACCGATGCGAGCGCAGCCATCGCTACCGGTTACGGTGACCCGCGGGTGCGCTGTTATCACCAAAGCAATCAAGGCATCTCTGCCGCACGCAACCGCGGCCTGAGCCTTGCCAGCGGCGCAGTGATTGCGTTCCTGGATGCCGATGACCTGTGGCCGCAGGACAGTTTGGGCGCCAGGCTGCGACGCTTGGAGGCCACTCCGGACCTCGATGGTGTGTTCGGGCGGGTCGCTTGCTTCATCAGCCCGGAACTGCCGGAGCAGATACGCAACAGTTGGTTTTGTCCGCCGGGGTCGCAGCCTGGGCGCATGGCGGGCTCGCTGCTCTTGCGGCGGCGTGCCTTTGAATGCGGCGGCACCTTCGATGTGGGATTGCAGGTCGGAGAAGTTATCGATTGGTGCGCGCGCGCGCAGGAACGGGGGATGCGCTTGGCGCAAGTGGACGCGGTGGTATTACATCGCCGTATTCACGGTGCCAACACCACGTTACGAACCCAACGTCTGCAGGCCGACTACCTGCGCGTGCTCCGGGCCACCTTGGAACGTCGTCGCACTGCCGCCGATGGAGTGGAGCCGACGGTGCGATGA
- a CDS encoding glycosyltransferase — translation MNRPQSTDIPSQPEAVQLAFFDTVLGSAVRAEGCAGAIERHLDLAGTLIRVVYAGEGLCSAFSPALAHLEVDPVRSPDVSFHVWDSALAGVAMPLPPFPRHCLTDRGDIWGMNSRRIRSAFHWSESSVNLMDLERGIGIYWVQDQKLLPYWCHASPLRTLFHWWMTHNGLQLLHAAAVGDEHGALLVTGKGGVGKSTTALACLTGGMRYLADDYLVVGFDPEPRVYSLYATAKMEPSQLERFPEFEPLLTNRPYLDAEKAVVQLWPAYRDRLVRSMPLKALATPRFAGEGNTSFGRVSTIVLQRAAAFTTLSQLPHSGHCNYVFIARLASRLPGLEIALGWDLATIPAAIRDLLRLPSEDLAALALPSAPPQDQASRPLISVVIPIYNGAAFLREAVANVLAQNYPAVEIIVVDDGSTDAIDEAVAQLPVDVRFFRQANSGAAAARNRGIKDTSGEFIAFLDVDDLWPDGNLVLLTDLLGGRPDLDFIHGYAQLMVYNDATCAFEYVGNPRESFPYYIGAGLYRRRAFEAIGLFDTELRFAEDTDWFNRAAEQQLPSERLDMVTLHVRRHDANMTAGKSMVELNALRVFKKALDRRRAAAYPDQSEGR, via the coding sequence GTGAATCGCCCCCAGAGCACCGACATTCCGTCCCAACCGGAGGCCGTTCAACTGGCGTTCTTTGACACAGTCCTGGGTTCCGCAGTGCGGGCGGAAGGCTGCGCCGGCGCTATCGAGCGACATCTCGATCTTGCTGGCACGCTGATACGTGTGGTGTACGCCGGCGAGGGGCTGTGTTCCGCTTTCAGTCCGGCGCTTGCTCATCTTGAAGTCGACCCGGTGCGTTCGCCGGATGTCAGTTTCCATGTCTGGGACAGTGCGTTGGCCGGCGTTGCCATGCCGCTGCCGCCTTTTCCGCGCCATTGCCTTACTGACCGGGGTGACATCTGGGGGATGAACAGCCGCCGCATCCGGAGCGCGTTCCACTGGAGCGAATCCTCGGTCAATCTGATGGATCTGGAGCGCGGGATCGGCATCTACTGGGTACAAGACCAGAAGTTGCTGCCTTATTGGTGCCATGCCTCGCCCTTGCGCACGTTGTTCCATTGGTGGATGACGCATAACGGGCTACAACTGCTGCACGCCGCCGCCGTGGGTGATGAGCATGGTGCCTTGCTCGTCACCGGCAAGGGCGGGGTGGGGAAATCCACGACGGCCCTGGCGTGCCTGACCGGCGGGATGCGCTATCTGGCCGATGATTACCTGGTAGTTGGGTTCGACCCGGAGCCGCGCGTCTATAGTCTGTATGCCACGGCGAAAATGGAGCCAAGCCAACTGGAGCGGTTCCCCGAGTTTGAACCGTTGCTGACCAACCGGCCCTATCTTGACGCTGAAAAAGCCGTGGTACAGTTGTGGCCTGCGTATCGTGACCGCCTGGTTCGCTCTATGCCCCTCAAGGCGTTAGCTACGCCACGCTTCGCCGGGGAGGGCAATACCTCGTTCGGCCGGGTATCGACTATCGTCCTGCAACGGGCCGCCGCGTTCACCACGCTGTCGCAACTGCCACATTCTGGACATTGTAATTACGTCTTTATCGCGCGGTTGGCAAGCCGGTTGCCCGGTCTGGAGATTGCTTTGGGTTGGGACCTCGCCACCATACCCGCGGCCATACGCGACCTGCTGCGGCTTCCGTCAGAGGACCTCGCGGCCTTGGCCTTACCGAGCGCCCCGCCGCAGGATCAAGCTTCGCGTCCGCTGATTAGCGTGGTCATCCCGATCTATAATGGCGCGGCGTTTCTCCGTGAGGCGGTCGCCAACGTGCTGGCGCAGAACTATCCAGCCGTGGAAATCATCGTGGTGGACGATGGCTCCACGGATGCCATTGATGAGGCCGTGGCGCAACTGCCGGTGGACGTCCGCTTCTTCCGTCAAGCCAACTCAGGGGCCGCCGCGGCGCGCAACCGCGGTATTAAGGATACGTCGGGAGAGTTCATCGCCTTCCTGGATGTCGATGACCTCTGGCCGGACGGCAATCTGGTCCTGCTTACGGACCTGCTTGGCGGTCGCCCGGACCTGGATTTCATCCACGGCTATGCACAGCTGATGGTCTATAATGACGCGACCTGCGCTTTCGAGTACGTCGGTAATCCGCGGGAGTCTTTCCCCTACTATATCGGCGCTGGCTTGTACCGGCGCCGGGCGTTTGAGGCGATCGGTTTATTCGATACGGAATTGCGTTTCGCGGAGGATACTGACTGGTTTAACCGCGCCGCCGAGCAGCAACTCCCCAGCGAGCGTTTGGACATGGTGACGCTGCATGTGCGCCGCCATGATGCTAATATGACGGCGGGTAAGTCGATGGTGGAACTCAACGCCCTGCGGGTGTTCAAAAAGGCGCTGGATCGGCGCCGCGCCGCGGCGTATCCGGATCAGTCCGAGGGGCGCTGA
- a CDS encoding ABC transporter ATP-binding protein, producing the protein MALVDRDAMRLFAHYYRFAGRRLAAYALAASAQSLLVLPILFLIRRAFDQAIPHGDVAALIRIGLAIILVRVLYSLTGLGLRAYILDLIKQAVAHLRRDLLDRLYALERDYFGHADLDKMHARIVLDSERFDNLSNRLLSSMLPALFGTVALFLVLVALNWRLVALTAVVLPPLAVIARLAGSWVKRDVYAFQRAFEQFSKAVLFALRQMDLTRLKACEAMELGRQYRAAETVSTDGRRMAMSFAIHGQLQRNLTGLAGIMILVAGGSGVADGTMTLGDLMAFYVAAGLLNGQLDSLIGGMPDLIAGSESLVTLRGVLRDGQVEPYRGQRRVVFDGGLILSKVTFAYGAHIILRDIELHIDPGSSSAIIGPNGAGKSTLLNLLVGFSKPQLGWLSASGVVYEELDMRALRAQIGVVMQHPGFFAGSVLENIRYGRPEATLDAVRDAARLALADEIIVNLPAGYDTEIGEGGVLLSGGERQRLALARALLGEPRLLILDEPTNHLDSDAIDRLMRGLLLARARPAILTISHDPSVIAYAETVYRLDGGRLARVAPSAAGS; encoded by the coding sequence GTGGCTTTGGTCGATCGGGATGCCATGCGTCTGTTCGCACACTATTACCGATTTGCCGGGCGGCGTTTGGCGGCCTATGCCCTGGCGGCTTCGGCGCAGTCCCTCCTGGTCCTCCCGATTTTATTCTTGATCCGGCGTGCCTTTGATCAGGCGATTCCCCATGGGGACGTCGCGGCCTTGATCAGGATCGGCCTTGCGATCATTCTGGTACGGGTGCTCTATAGTCTGACCGGCTTGGGCCTCCGGGCTTACATTCTCGACCTGATCAAGCAGGCGGTCGCGCACTTGCGCCGTGATCTGCTGGATCGCCTCTATGCACTGGAGCGGGACTATTTCGGCCATGCCGATCTCGATAAGATGCACGCCCGCATCGTCCTGGACAGCGAACGTTTCGACAACCTCAGCAATCGTCTCTTGTCCAGCATGTTGCCGGCCTTGTTCGGAACTGTGGCCTTGTTCCTGGTGTTGGTAGCACTGAACTGGCGGCTGGTCGCCTTGACCGCCGTGGTGCTCCCGCCCCTGGCCGTTATCGCGCGTCTGGCCGGCAGCTGGGTCAAGCGTGATGTTTACGCCTTTCAGCGCGCCTTCGAGCAGTTCAGCAAGGCGGTGCTGTTCGCCTTGCGACAGATGGACCTGACGCGGCTCAAGGCCTGCGAAGCGATGGAACTCGGGCGTCAGTACCGCGCTGCCGAGACCGTCAGCACGGACGGACGGCGCATGGCCATGAGCTTTGCCATACACGGCCAACTCCAGCGCAATCTGACCGGCTTGGCCGGGATAATGATCCTGGTAGCGGGCGGGTCGGGCGTAGCGGACGGGACTATGACGCTGGGGGATCTGATGGCCTTCTACGTCGCGGCCGGCCTGCTCAACGGACAATTGGATTCACTGATTGGAGGGATGCCCGATCTCATCGCCGGGAGCGAATCGCTGGTGACACTGCGCGGAGTGCTGCGCGACGGACAAGTCGAACCGTATCGAGGCCAGCGGAGGGTGGTTTTCGATGGTGGTCTGATATTGTCGAAGGTCACCTTCGCCTACGGCGCGCACATCATTCTGCGGGACATCGAGTTGCATATCGACCCCGGCTCCAGCAGCGCGATCATCGGACCAAACGGTGCCGGCAAGAGCACCCTGCTCAACCTTTTGGTTGGTTTTAGCAAGCCCCAACTGGGCTGGCTGAGTGCGAGCGGTGTGGTCTATGAGGAACTCGACATGCGGGCCCTGCGCGCGCAAATCGGCGTCGTGATGCAGCATCCGGGTTTCTTTGCCGGGTCGGTCTTGGAGAACATCCGTTACGGTCGCCCTGAGGCAACTCTCGACGCCGTGCGTGACGCTGCCCGGCTGGCGTTGGCGGACGAGATCATCGTCAATCTGCCGGCCGGCTACGATACCGAAATAGGTGAGGGCGGGGTCTTGTTGTCAGGAGGTGAACGCCAGCGTCTTGCCCTTGCGCGTGCGCTTCTGGGCGAGCCCAGGCTGCTGATCCTGGACGAACCAACCAATCATCTGGATAGCGACGCGATCGACCGACTGATGCGTGGATTGTTGCTCGCTCGTGCGCGCCCGGCCATCCTGACCATCAGCCATGACCCGAGCGTCATTGCCTATGCCGAGACCGTCTATCGGCTGGACGGCGGCCGACTCGCGCGGGTCGCCCCCTCTGCCGCGGGATCATGA
- a CDS encoding nucleotidyltransferase family protein: MNDYLAHPDRLWPSNEQRLLLRAALLDGEEAVAAFQLWHHGIDLEAEFGRSAMRLLPLVCANLLRLGVNDPLLGRLKGVYRLTWCENQRLFHKMQPVLAYLRRGGVDLLLLKGAPLVVSYYRSHALRPMTDVDLAVRPEQLGRALGLLAELGWHGIKSAPTPDDLRYGHALLCTDGFGGELDLHYHFLRDCLTAAADRWFWSAAEPVDFLGVDALQLEPTALLFHTILHGVRWNEETPIRWIPDALSVIRERGDVIDWERLIDFAAAQELTHRLALGLTYLGRNFGLNLPAPVWSRLQRCRSGLRERIVNTAVLGNYSRWYRHPLTKQWMIFADYCGGTKACGPLDFTVGFSHYLRYRWQLRGRSEILPAVWRGLRRRLSGTGRTS; the protein is encoded by the coding sequence ATGAATGACTACCTGGCCCACCCGGATCGACTGTGGCCGTCCAACGAGCAACGCCTGCTGTTGCGTGCCGCTTTACTCGATGGGGAAGAAGCCGTTGCCGCATTTCAACTCTGGCATCACGGCATCGACCTGGAGGCGGAGTTCGGACGCTCGGCGATGCGGCTGTTGCCCTTGGTGTGCGCCAATTTGCTCCGGCTGGGGGTAAATGATCCACTGCTGGGGCGCCTCAAGGGTGTTTACCGCTTGACCTGGTGCGAAAATCAGCGTCTGTTTCATAAGATGCAACCGGTGCTTGCCTATTTACGCCGGGGCGGAGTGGATCTGCTGCTGCTCAAGGGTGCGCCCCTAGTAGTCAGCTATTACCGCAGCCATGCCTTGCGGCCGATGACCGATGTCGATCTGGCGGTCCGTCCGGAGCAGTTGGGCCGCGCGCTTGGTCTGCTGGCAGAATTAGGATGGCATGGCATCAAGTCCGCGCCGACGCCGGACGACTTGCGGTACGGCCACGCGCTGCTGTGTACGGACGGCTTCGGCGGTGAGTTGGATCTTCATTACCATTTTCTTCGCGACTGCTTGACTGCCGCGGCCGACCGTTGGTTTTGGTCGGCCGCGGAACCAGTGGACTTCCTCGGCGTTGACGCGCTGCAACTGGAACCGACCGCCCTGCTGTTCCACACCATTCTGCACGGGGTGCGTTGGAATGAAGAGACGCCGATCCGCTGGATTCCCGATGCCCTGTCTGTCATTCGCGAACGCGGTGATGTAATCGACTGGGAGCGGCTGATCGATTTTGCCGCTGCGCAAGAACTGACTCACCGCCTGGCGTTGGGGCTGACTTATTTGGGGCGAAACTTTGGGCTCAACCTTCCCGCCCCGGTGTGGTCGCGCTTGCAGCGGTGCCGGTCCGGCCTCCGCGAACGCATCGTTAACACCGCCGTGCTGGGCAATTACTCGCGTTGGTATCGTCATCCGCTCACCAAACAATGGATGATCTTCGCTGATTATTGTGGTGGTACCAAGGCCTGCGGCCCGCTCGATTTCACCGTTGGCTTCTCCCATTACCTGCGGTATCGCTGGCAATTGCGGGGACGCAGTGAGATCCTCCCGGCTGTCTGGCGTGGGCTGCGGCGGCGCTTGAGCGGCACCGGGCGTACCTCCTGA